In Microbacterium sp. No. 7, the genomic window ACATGGTCTCGTTCACCGGGTCGACGCGCGTCGGACGCGACGTGGGCGCGGCGGCCGGGCGGGCCGTCAAGCGCGTGGCCCTCGAGCTCGGCGGCAAGTCGGCGAGCATCGTGCTCGACGACGTCGACGACGAGCTGCTGCGCACCGCGGTCAAGGTCACGATGGCCAACTGCTTCCTCAACTCGGGGCAGACGTGCACGGCGTGGACGAGGCTGCTCGTGCCGGCGCATCGCCTCGGCACGGTCGAGGCGGCCGTCGCGGAGTTCGCCGTGCGGCACCGCGCGGGCGAGACGCTCGGTCCGCTCGTGTCGGAGCGGCAGCGCGAGCGCGTGCTCGGCCTGCTGCGCGAGGCGGTCCGCGACGGCGCGCGCGTGCTCGTCGGCGGGCCCGATGCCGAGGTGCCCGCCGAGGGCTTCCACGTCGCGCCCACCGTGCTCGCCGATGTCGCCCCCGACGCGACGATCGCTCGCGAGGAGGTCTTCGGACCCGTGCTGTGCGTCATCGCCTGCGCCGACGAGGAGGATGCCGTGCGCATCGCCAACGGCACCGACTACGGCCTGGCGGGCGGGGTGTGGAGCGCGAGCCGGGAGCACGCCCTCGCCGTCGCCCGCCGGATCCGGGCGGGCCAGATCGACATCAACGGCGCCGCCTTCAACCCCCGCGCCCCGTTCGGCGGCGTCAAGGCGTCGGGCGTCGGGCGCGAGCTGGGCGCGCACGGCATCGCGGAGTTCCTCGAGCCCAAGGCCGTGCAGCTCTGAGCACGTTCCGGAGACGGCGATGCGGCCGGCCCCGTGATCGGGGACCGGCCGCATCGTTCCGGCGATCGTCTCGATCGCGGCCTACTTCGGCGCCAGTCGCACGGCGCCGTCGAGGCGGATCGTCTCGCCGTTGAGCATCGGGTTCTCGACGATGTGCTCGAAGAGCGCGGCGTACTCGTCCGACCGGCCGAG contains:
- a CDS encoding aldehyde dehydrogenase family protein encodes the protein MRATDETPWLQDSFDGRYSGGRWQSASGTAHVVVDPRTARAVATVRAVSPEEVDDAVAAAVAALPGWSATAWEERAGALASFQRALEARAERIVAAITLELGAPEKIARAIHAGLPVAVTAATIEAAAALAHPEEVGNSLIIREPVGVVAAITPWNYPVHQAVAKIAPAIVAGCTVVHKPSELTPLSARLIAEAVDASDIPAGVYNLVVGAGEVGSHLVRHPDVDMVSFTGSTRVGRDVGAAAGRAVKRVALELGGKSASIVLDDVDDELLRTAVKVTMANCFLNSGQTCTAWTRLLVPAHRLGTVEAAVAEFAVRHRAGETLGPLVSERQRERVLGLLREAVRDGARVLVGGPDAEVPAEGFHVAPTVLADVAPDATIAREEVFGPVLCVIACADEEDAVRIANGTDYGLAGGVWSASREHALAVARRIRAGQIDINGAAFNPRAPFGGVKASGVGRELGAHGIAEFLEPKAVQL